From Bradyrhizobium symbiodeficiens, the proteins below share one genomic window:
- a CDS encoding cupin domain-containing protein, with protein MIEMPPGVTPAKDGFGNIVWNILGQTYTLKQHSEASMAWHAVFPDGTFVPPHVHPTQDEFVYVLSGRYDLWLDGKDLVATAGDLVRMPKGIPHGIFNKSGETATSLFWVAPTRSLKELFERIHNLPDPQEVVRRAAEHEVNFLPPPA; from the coding sequence ATGATCGAGATGCCGCCGGGCGTAACCCCTGCCAAGGACGGTTTTGGGAACATCGTCTGGAACATTCTGGGCCAGACCTACACGCTCAAGCAACACTCCGAAGCGTCGATGGCCTGGCATGCCGTTTTCCCCGACGGCACCTTCGTGCCGCCGCACGTTCATCCGACCCAGGACGAGTTCGTCTACGTGCTGAGCGGCCGCTACGATCTCTGGCTCGACGGCAAGGACCTGGTGGCGACCGCCGGGGACCTCGTGCGCATGCCCAAAGGCATTCCCCACGGCATCTTCAACAAGTCCGGCGAAACCGCGACCAGCCTGTTCTGGGTTGCCCCGACGCGATCGCTCAAGGAGCTGTTCGAGCGCATCCACAACCTGCCCGATCCGCAGGAGGTCGTTCGGCGTGCCGCCGAGCACGAGGTCAATTTCCTGCCGCCCCCGGCTTGA
- a CDS encoding NAD(P)H-dependent oxidoreductase: protein MDSVRGDWLSAQEVGVNGSRIVGFCGNSWRPARSRVLVEAVAADLLTHHALKTDILDLVDAGQGIAAFTRNGLDDRARDLVEAIEHADGLVIGCPVFQGSYPGLFKHVFDLIKPGVLRNRPVLLTAVGGGLRHSLVVEHQLRPLFGFFEACTVSTAIYASSDELASGGPLAPMIAARLANAVEQFAALVGDRRANAA from the coding sequence ATGGACAGTGTTCGGGGTGACTGGCTGAGCGCGCAGGAGGTCGGCGTGAACGGATCCCGCATCGTTGGCTTCTGCGGCAACAGCTGGCGGCCGGCAAGATCGCGCGTGCTCGTTGAAGCCGTTGCGGCCGATCTCCTGACCCATCACGCGCTCAAGACCGACATCCTCGACCTCGTCGATGCCGGCCAGGGCATCGCCGCGTTTACCCGCAACGGGCTCGACGACCGCGCGCGCGATCTCGTCGAGGCAATCGAGCATGCCGATGGCCTGGTGATCGGCTGCCCGGTGTTCCAGGGCTCGTATCCCGGCCTGTTCAAACATGTCTTTGACCTGATCAAGCCCGGCGTGCTGCGCAATCGCCCGGTGCTGCTGACAGCGGTCGGCGGCGGGCTGCGCCACTCGCTGGTAGTCGAGCATCAGCTGCGTCCGTTGTTCGGGTTCTTCGAGGCCTGCACGGTGTCGACCGCGATCTATGCAAGCAGCGACGAACTGGCGTCGGGCGGCCCCCTGGCGCCGATGATCGCCGCTCGCCTCGCCAACGCCGTGGAACAATTCGCAGCGCTCGTCGGCGACCGCCGGGCCAACGCCGCATGA
- a CDS encoding TIGR00645 family protein — protein sequence MTSEPKAPSAQVVPPRLGLFAQLIFGSRWLQFPLYIGLIVAQAVYVLLFLKELWHLVLHSFDASEQQIMLVVLGLIDVVMISNLLIMVIVGGYETFVSRLNLTGHPDEPEWLSHVNASVLKIKLAMAIIGISSISLLRTFIEAGNLGTTRSNFTETGVMWQVLIHLTFIISAVGIAWVDRLSESGHRKEAGH from the coding sequence ATGACGTCCGAACCCAAAGCACCTTCGGCGCAGGTCGTGCCGCCGCGTCTCGGCCTGTTCGCCCAGCTCATCTTCGGATCGCGCTGGCTGCAGTTCCCGCTCTACATCGGCCTGATCGTCGCGCAGGCCGTCTACGTGCTGCTGTTCCTGAAGGAGCTCTGGCATCTGGTCCTGCACTCCTTCGACGCCAGCGAGCAGCAGATCATGCTGGTCGTGCTCGGGCTGATCGACGTCGTCATGATCTCCAACCTCCTGATCATGGTGATTGTCGGCGGCTACGAGACCTTCGTCTCCCGGCTGAACCTGACCGGCCACCCCGACGAGCCGGAATGGCTCAGCCACGTCAATGCCAGCGTGCTCAAGATCAAGCTCGCGATGGCGATCATCGGCATCTCCTCGATCTCGCTGCTCAGGACCTTCATCGAGGCCGGCAATCTCGGCACCACGCGCAGCAATTTCACCGAGACCGGCGTGATGTGGCAGGTGCTGATCCATCTGACCTTCATCATCTCGGCGGTCGGCATCGCCTGGGTCGACCGCCTCAGCGAGAGCGGTCATCGCAAGGAAGCCGGCCACTGA
- a CDS encoding tellurite resistance TerB family protein has protein sequence MTDAKHSNPIEITEPSSLNEQAAAALVIVGALVAVADRRVSPVERDEVVRFVRDRKLAPHIPEERLYAMFDELAERLEEPDFANVVIDTLRPVSNLPLSSHLIELSERVAAADEDVHPHEVQAIKLLRLLTLVLPRAKQVNPRKERIEQPLAEEE, from the coding sequence ATGACTGACGCCAAGCATTCAAATCCCATCGAGATCACGGAACCGTCCAGCCTGAACGAGCAGGCTGCCGCCGCGCTGGTGATCGTGGGCGCGCTGGTCGCGGTTGCCGACCGGCGCGTCTCGCCGGTCGAGCGCGACGAGGTGGTCCGCTTCGTCAGGGACCGCAAGCTGGCGCCGCACATTCCGGAGGAACGGCTCTATGCCATGTTCGACGAACTCGCCGAACGGCTCGAAGAGCCGGATTTCGCCAATGTCGTGATCGACACGCTGCGGCCGGTTTCGAACCTGCCGCTGTCGTCCCATCTGATCGAGCTGTCGGAGCGCGTTGCTGCGGCGGACGAGGACGTCCATCCCCATGAAGTGCAGGCGATCAAATTGTTGCGCCTGCTGACGCTGGTGCTGCCGCGCGCGAAGCAGGTCAACCCGCGTAAGGAGCGCATCGAACAGCCGTTGGCTGAAGAGGAGTAG
- a CDS encoding alpha/beta fold hydrolase — protein sequence MDAAPDDVFIDEINFPATDGYALTGTLFLPRGTKRHAVLINSATAVPRKIYRGFASYLAHRGCAVLTYDYRGIGDSRLPAMVGYNRPKSLVGFKASMSDWAALDVTAAVSWMRERYNTLPLAYVGHSFGGQALGLIANNSEISRAAFVASQAATWRLMTSPEKYRVFAFMNLIGVPLVHTLGYAPGWTGVGEDLPKGVFLQWAEWVSSPRYLFDSKLPALENFPRFKGELRALCFSDDPWATRPAVELLASGFTAIKPEVLDVKPSDVGAKAIGHFGFFRPEHRDTLWRGVAEWVQGD from the coding sequence ATGGACGCGGCACCGGACGACGTTTTCATCGACGAGATCAACTTCCCGGCGACCGACGGGTATGCCCTGACCGGCACCCTGTTCCTGCCGCGCGGCACCAAGCGCCATGCCGTCCTGATCAATTCGGCGACCGCCGTCCCGCGAAAAATCTATCGCGGCTTTGCCTCCTACCTCGCCCATCGCGGCTGCGCGGTGCTGACCTACGACTACCGCGGCATCGGCGATTCCCGGCTGCCGGCGATGGTCGGCTACAACCGGCCGAAATCGCTGGTCGGCTTCAAGGCCTCGATGTCGGATTGGGCCGCGCTCGACGTCACCGCCGCGGTCAGCTGGATGCGCGAGCGGTACAACACCCTGCCGCTTGCCTATGTCGGCCATTCCTTCGGCGGCCAGGCGCTCGGGCTGATCGCCAACAACAGCGAAATATCGCGCGCCGCCTTCGTAGCCTCGCAGGCCGCGACCTGGCGGCTGATGACCTCGCCGGAGAAATACCGCGTCTTCGCCTTCATGAACCTCATCGGCGTACCGCTCGTTCACACGCTCGGCTACGCCCCGGGCTGGACCGGCGTCGGCGAGGATTTGCCCAAGGGTGTCTTCCTGCAATGGGCCGAGTGGGTCTCGAGCCCGCGCTACCTGTTCGATTCCAAGCTGCCGGCGCTGGAGAATTTTCCAAGGTTCAAGGGCGAGCTGCGGGCGCTGTGCTTCTCGGACGATCCCTGGGCGACGCGGCCGGCGGTCGAGCTGCTCGCCAGCGGGTTCACCGCGATCAAGCCGGAGGTGCTCGACGTCAAGCCGTCCGACGTCGGCGCCAAGGCAATCGGCCATTTCGGCTTCTTCCGCCCCGAGCACCGCGACACGCTGTGGCGCGGCGTCGCCGAATGGGTCCAGGGGGACTGA
- a CDS encoding class II 3-deoxy-7-phosphoheptulonate synthase has protein sequence MSERWTPESWRSKPVLQVPDYPDAKALADVETQLATFPPLVFAGEARNLKKALGRVAAGEAFLLQGGDCAESFAEHGANNIRDFFRVLLQMAVVLTYAGAVPVVKVGRVAGQFAKPRSSPTEKLNGIELPSYRGDIVNDIAFTREARIPDPQRQLMAYRQSAATLNLLRAFATGGYANLGSVHQWMLGFLKDSPQSRRYKELADRISDALNFMRACGLDLEAHPELRATDFYTSHEALLLGYEQALTRVDSTTGDWYATSGHMIWIGDRTRQLDHGHIEYFRGIKNPIGLKCGPSLKPDELLKLIDVLNPDNEPGRLTLIGRFGSDKVGEHLPNMIRAVKREGKVVVWSCDPMHGNTITSTSGYKTRPFDRILSEVKSFFTIHAAEGTHAGGVHLEMTGQDVTECIGGARAITDEHLNDRYHTVCDPRLNAEQSIDMAFLIAELLKQERAGKATPMPAAAGL, from the coding sequence ATGTCCGAGCGGTGGACGCCCGAGTCCTGGCGCAGCAAGCCGGTGCTACAGGTGCCCGATTATCCCGACGCCAAGGCCCTGGCCGACGTCGAGACGCAGCTTGCGACCTTTCCGCCGCTGGTGTTCGCGGGCGAGGCGCGCAACCTGAAGAAGGCGCTGGGGCGCGTTGCGGCGGGCGAAGCGTTCCTGCTGCAGGGCGGCGATTGCGCCGAGAGCTTCGCCGAGCACGGCGCCAACAACATCCGCGATTTTTTCCGCGTGCTGCTGCAGATGGCGGTGGTGCTGACCTATGCCGGCGCGGTGCCGGTGGTGAAGGTCGGGCGCGTTGCCGGCCAGTTCGCCAAGCCGCGATCGTCGCCGACCGAGAAGCTCAATGGCATCGAGCTGCCGAGCTATCGCGGCGACATCGTCAACGACATCGCCTTCACCAGGGAAGCGCGCATTCCCGATCCGCAGCGCCAGCTGATGGCCTATCGCCAGTCGGCCGCGACGCTGAACCTGCTGCGCGCCTTCGCCACCGGCGGCTACGCCAATCTCGGCAGCGTGCATCAATGGATGCTCGGCTTCCTCAAGGATAGTCCGCAGTCTCGCCGCTACAAGGAGCTGGCCGACCGCATCTCGGACGCGCTCAACTTCATGCGCGCCTGCGGCCTGGATCTCGAGGCCCATCCCGAGCTGCGTGCCACCGATTTCTACACCAGCCACGAGGCGCTGCTGCTCGGCTACGAGCAGGCCCTGACCCGCGTCGATTCCACCACCGGCGACTGGTACGCGACCTCGGGTCACATGATCTGGATTGGCGACCGCACCCGCCAGCTCGATCACGGCCATATCGAATATTTCCGCGGCATCAAGAACCCGATCGGGCTGAAATGCGGCCCGTCGCTCAAGCCCGACGAACTGTTGAAGCTGATCGACGTGCTCAACCCCGACAACGAGCCGGGCCGGCTGACGCTGATCGGCCGCTTCGGCTCCGACAAGGTCGGCGAGCATCTGCCGAACATGATCCGCGCCGTGAAGCGCGAGGGCAAGGTGGTGGTCTGGTCCTGCGATCCCATGCACGGCAACACCATCACCTCGACCTCGGGCTACAAGACGCGGCCGTTCGACCGCATCCTGTCCGAGGTGAAGTCGTTCTTCACGATCCATGCCGCCGAAGGCACCCATGCCGGCGGCGTGCATCTGGAGATGACCGGGCAGGACGTCACCGAATGTATCGGCGGCGCACGCGCGATCACCGACGAGCACCTCAACGACCGCTATCACACCGTCTGCGATCCCCGCCTCAATGCCGAGCAATCCATCGACATGGCTTTCCTGATTGCGGAGCTGCTCAAGCAGGAACGCGCGGGCAAGGCCACGCCGATGCCGGCGGCAGCGGGGCTCTAG
- a CDS encoding TerC family protein translates to MFEFITPEALTALLQVVLIDLVLAGDNAVVIGLAAAGLPAEQRRRAIIVGIAAATVLRIVFAGVATQLLQVIGLLLAGGVLLLWVCWKMWRELREQAAHSKELAFGHGGGAAAAPAQRKSFGQAAVQIIAADVSMSLDNVLAVAGAAREHPYILAFGLLLSVAMMGVAADLLGRVLQKQRWIAYVGLAIIIYVAFEMIYRGSLELAPVIASL, encoded by the coding sequence ATGTTTGAATTCATCACGCCCGAAGCACTCACTGCGCTGCTTCAAGTCGTCCTGATCGACCTCGTACTCGCCGGCGACAATGCCGTCGTCATCGGCCTCGCCGCGGCGGGACTGCCGGCCGAGCAGCGCCGCCGCGCCATCATCGTCGGCATCGCCGCCGCCACCGTGCTGCGTATCGTCTTTGCCGGCGTGGCGACCCAGCTCCTGCAGGTGATCGGCCTGTTGCTCGCCGGCGGCGTGCTGCTGCTCTGGGTGTGCTGGAAGATGTGGCGCGAGCTGCGCGAGCAGGCCGCGCACTCGAAGGAACTCGCATTCGGCCATGGCGGCGGCGCGGCGGCTGCGCCGGCGCAGCGAAAGTCCTTCGGCCAGGCGGCGGTGCAGATCATCGCGGCCGACGTCTCGATGTCGCTCGACAACGTGCTCGCGGTCGCCGGTGCCGCGCGCGAACATCCCTACATTCTCGCCTTCGGCCTGTTGCTGTCGGTTGCAATGATGGGCGTCGCCGCGGACCTGCTCGGCCGCGTGCTCCAGAAGCAGCGCTGGATCGCCTATGTCGGCCTCGCCATCATCATTTACGTCGCCTTCGAGATGATCTATCGGGGCTCGCTCGAGCTCGCACCCGTCATCGCGAGTCTCTGA
- a CDS encoding DUF1349 domain-containing protein, with amino-acid sequence MFGRSNGTWLNEPKQWSEKDNFLEVVTDHATDFWRETHYGFIRDSGHFLGFPVGDAFTAELRVRGDFKALYDQAGVMVRVDERCWLKAGIEFADGRAMLSSVLTDGRSDWATAPYQHDASDFRLRITIAHGVLRLQSSSDGKIWPLMRLAPFAANSSYLVGPMACTPERSGLAVAFSDFRLTPPLGKELHDLQ; translated from the coding sequence ATGTTTGGCAGGTCCAACGGCACTTGGTTGAACGAACCGAAACAATGGTCTGAAAAGGACAACTTCCTCGAAGTGGTTACGGACCATGCCACCGACTTTTGGCGCGAAACCCACTACGGTTTCATCCGCGACAGCGGGCACTTTCTTGGTTTTCCGGTCGGGGACGCATTCACGGCCGAACTCCGCGTCCGGGGTGATTTCAAAGCGCTCTACGATCAAGCGGGCGTCATGGTGCGTGTGGACGAACGTTGCTGGCTCAAGGCCGGGATCGAGTTTGCGGATGGGCGCGCGATGCTATCGAGCGTCCTGACCGACGGGCGATCGGACTGGGCGACGGCACCCTATCAGCACGACGCCAGTGACTTCCGGTTGCGCATTACGATTGCGCACGGCGTTCTTCGCTTGCAGTCTTCGAGCGATGGCAAGATATGGCCTCTCATGCGGCTTGCGCCGTTCGCAGCGAATTCTTCCTATCTTGTTGGACCTATGGCCTGCACACCGGAGCGATCCGGACTCGCGGTCGCATTTTCAGATTTTCGGCTGACGCCGCCGCTCGGTAAGGAGCTTCACGATTTGCAATAA
- a CDS encoding LuxR C-terminal-related transcriptional regulator, with protein MSIAESRSVRALGAACCSAITELTGSPTVGLYLLDGPEPALVYSRHVADGLLDNYKAGFWKHDPVLDCIMTRGCAVDGETVIGPQQWRHSPSFEMLHEWGFAYNMGGPLWCGRKIIGVLFTATTETGAPYTPRARLRMQMLCRAGSLALTNMMDTGELQAGRSPGRQPETAGMLSASLPPRSADVAIRVCRGQTNKEIAREMGISDQTVKEHVANLCRRFGVHNRTELAACLLSARQ; from the coding sequence ATGTCCATCGCCGAGAGCCGTTCGGTGCGTGCACTGGGCGCGGCCTGTTGCTCGGCAATCACCGAGCTTACGGGATCGCCGACCGTCGGCCTCTACCTGCTCGACGGCCCGGAGCCCGCCCTGGTCTACAGCCGCCACGTCGCCGATGGCCTGCTTGACAATTACAAGGCCGGCTTCTGGAAGCACGACCCTGTGCTCGACTGCATCATGACCCGCGGCTGCGCGGTCGACGGCGAAACCGTGATCGGCCCGCAGCAATGGCGGCACAGCCCGAGCTTCGAGATGCTGCATGAATGGGGCTTCGCCTACAATATGGGTGGGCCGCTGTGGTGCGGCCGGAAGATCATCGGCGTGCTCTTCACTGCGACGACGGAGACGGGCGCGCCCTATACGCCGCGGGCACGATTGCGCATGCAGATGCTATGCCGGGCCGGCTCGCTAGCGCTGACCAACATGATGGATACGGGCGAGCTGCAAGCCGGTCGTAGCCCGGGCCGTCAACCCGAGACGGCCGGGATGCTCTCGGCATCGCTGCCGCCGCGCTCGGCGGATGTCGCCATCCGGGTTTGCCGTGGCCAGACCAACAAGGAGATTGCCCGCGAAATGGGGATTTCCGACCAGACCGTGAAGGAGCACGTCGCGAATCTATGCCGGCGCTTCGGCGTGCACAACCGGACCGAACTTGCGGCCTGCCTTCTCAGCGCGCGGCAGTGA
- a CDS encoding diacylglycerol kinase yields the protein MLRIWKATINSRNGLAFAFRSEQAVREEIFALLLSLPLAWLVGATAMRAVELVCSVAFVLTVELLNTAIEKLADRLTMDHDKQIGRVKDMGSAAVGVALLMAGAFWIIAIIERLGFI from the coding sequence TTGCTGCGGATCTGGAAGGCCACGATCAATTCCCGTAACGGTCTGGCCTTTGCGTTCCGATCGGAGCAGGCTGTCCGCGAGGAAATTTTTGCGCTCCTGCTGTCGCTGCCGCTGGCCTGGCTGGTCGGCGCGACCGCGATGCGCGCGGTCGAACTGGTCTGTTCGGTTGCGTTCGTGCTGACCGTCGAGCTGCTCAACACCGCGATCGAGAAGCTCGCCGACCGGCTGACCATGGATCACGACAAGCAGATCGGCCGGGTCAAGGACATGGGCTCGGCGGCGGTCGGCGTCGCGCTGCTGATGGCAGGCGCGTTCTGGATCATCGCCATCATCGAGCGACTGGGATTCATCTGA
- a CDS encoding MFS transporter, with amino-acid sequence MTTNWTTISESDRRRIAVWQKGMLALAIFCEIFLAADWYAFAAVLPFVSESLKLNPAEAGLAQGIFALTYGVGMVVWSPVSRSMTARNMLLVGLAGTGLGMVLQVFVQTYTQLVLLRLVIGFFDAGIFIGNMKLIFGWFPQSRRGSVVGIILAAYSLAITLDFALGIPLTIATGWRTFFAVLAVGTLIVAAIDALVVRNSPREIGIADFTWGNETPQEHLPLGEIFRSKWIAVGGFGIVACTFAIAGTATWVVPAFITVQHMPPEAGAVIGTVMGLSQVLFLVIGGYMSDRLGKPFMIKLTAGLAFLTALMFLWSVVTPMPFGMLVLFAALSGVALLGGGAIFALLSEKYSDALAPAAIGYAEVFGIFSAFVAPWMMGVIINASSGAFTGAFVAFAVVELIIVGLLLILAREDVRQGAVVGSPAE; translated from the coding sequence ATGACGACCAACTGGACCACCATTTCCGAGAGCGACCGCCGGCGGATTGCTGTCTGGCAAAAGGGCATGCTGGCGCTCGCCATCTTTTGCGAGATATTCCTCGCGGCCGACTGGTATGCCTTCGCCGCCGTGCTGCCTTTCGTCTCCGAGAGCCTGAAACTCAATCCCGCCGAGGCCGGCCTGGCGCAGGGCATCTTCGCACTGACCTATGGCGTCGGCATGGTGGTGTGGTCGCCAGTGAGCCGCTCCATGACGGCGCGCAACATGCTGCTGGTTGGGCTTGCCGGCACCGGTCTCGGGATGGTGCTGCAGGTGTTCGTCCAAACCTACACCCAGCTCGTTCTGCTGCGGCTCGTGATCGGCTTCTTCGACGCCGGCATTTTCATCGGCAACATGAAGCTGATCTTCGGCTGGTTTCCGCAGAGCCGGCGCGGCTCGGTGGTCGGCATCATCCTTGCGGCCTACAGCCTTGCCATCACCCTGGATTTCGCACTCGGCATTCCCCTGACCATCGCGACCGGATGGCGGACCTTCTTCGCGGTGCTGGCGGTCGGCACCCTGATCGTCGCGGCGATCGACGCGCTCGTCGTCCGCAACAGCCCGCGCGAGATCGGCATCGCCGATTTCACCTGGGGGAACGAGACGCCTCAGGAGCACCTGCCGCTTGGCGAAATCTTCCGCTCGAAATGGATCGCGGTCGGTGGCTTCGGCATCGTGGCCTGCACCTTCGCCATCGCCGGCACGGCGACCTGGGTGGTGCCCGCCTTTATCACCGTGCAGCACATGCCGCCGGAAGCCGGCGCCGTGATCGGCACCGTGATGGGGCTGTCGCAGGTCCTGTTCCTGGTGATCGGCGGCTACATGTCCGACCGGCTCGGCAAGCCGTTCATGATCAAGCTCACCGCAGGGCTCGCCTTCCTGACCGCCCTGATGTTCCTCTGGAGCGTCGTCACGCCGATGCCGTTCGGGATGCTGGTGCTGTTCGCAGCCCTCAGCGGCGTCGCTCTGCTTGGCGGTGGCGCGATCTTCGCACTACTCAGCGAAAAATACTCCGACGCGCTCGCACCGGCGGCGATCGGCTATGCGGAGGTGTTCGGAATCTTCTCGGCTTTCGTGGCGCCCTGGATGATGGGGGTCATCATCAACGCCTCTTCCGGTGCCTTCACCGGGGCTTTCGTCGCCTTCGCGGTGGTCGAGTTGATCATCGTCGGCCTCCTGCTGATCCTCGCCCGCGAGGACGTCAGGCAGGGAGCGGTCGTCGGCAGTCCAGCCGAATGA
- a CDS encoding acyl-CoA dehydrogenase family protein produces MSLSMQRAARPSTTPSVAEFHARLDAVLPLVESRAAEAEAQGYLTDDVVAALRKAGIYTMLFPREVGGAELLPYDAMTVIERLAYTHASAGWCAIGNNMEGTTLAIYVEDEGIKKVFAKGADITIAGNGVPRGFARPVDGGYMIRGNWAYGSGIQHAEWVHSGCFVTDASGKDMVFGPNGQPKIVVTHHPRATIKLMGNWDVLGLRATGSFDYTLSEGDELFVPTHMTYDFDIGAPRRGGVQGALGLAGYSAWSHSSWAVGVGRRMLDELVKVIVPRQDPFGKSCESASFKFQFAQAEARFRAARALVHETWKEVSETCADGESPSLAQMTMIKLSLRHIHDVLSDVSTFAHRAARGASLHNTPMQRFYRDIHSGTQHILMADQIVEECGRALLGLPGPDAQWTVFGVTG; encoded by the coding sequence ATGAGCCTTTCCATGCAACGCGCCGCCAGGCCTTCCACGACGCCATCAGTGGCCGAGTTCCACGCGCGCCTCGACGCCGTACTGCCACTGGTCGAGTCCCGCGCCGCCGAGGCCGAGGCGCAGGGCTATCTCACCGACGACGTCGTCGCCGCGCTTCGCAAGGCCGGCATCTACACGATGCTGTTCCCCCGCGAGGTCGGTGGCGCAGAGCTTCTGCCATACGACGCCATGACCGTGATCGAGCGCCTTGCCTATACGCATGCATCCGCCGGATGGTGTGCGATCGGCAACAACATGGAAGGCACGACGCTCGCCATCTATGTCGAGGACGAGGGCATCAAGAAGGTCTTCGCAAAAGGCGCCGACATCACCATCGCCGGCAACGGAGTCCCGCGGGGCTTCGCCCGTCCGGTCGACGGCGGCTACATGATCCGCGGCAACTGGGCCTATGGCAGCGGCATCCAGCATGCCGAATGGGTCCACTCCGGCTGCTTCGTCACCGACGCCTCCGGCAAGGACATGGTGTTCGGTCCCAACGGACAGCCCAAGATCGTCGTCACCCACCATCCGCGGGCGACCATCAAGCTGATGGGCAATTGGGACGTGCTCGGCCTGCGCGCCACCGGAAGCTTCGACTACACGCTCAGCGAGGGCGACGAGCTGTTCGTGCCGACACACATGACCTACGATTTCGACATCGGAGCGCCGCGTCGCGGCGGGGTGCAGGGCGCGCTGGGGCTCGCTGGCTATAGCGCCTGGTCGCACTCGAGCTGGGCAGTCGGAGTCGGCCGCCGCATGCTCGACGAACTCGTGAAGGTCATCGTCCCGCGCCAGGATCCCTTCGGCAAGTCGTGCGAGAGCGCCAGCTTCAAGTTCCAATTCGCGCAGGCCGAGGCTCGTTTTCGCGCGGCACGTGCGCTGGTGCACGAAACCTGGAAGGAGGTCTCCGAGACCTGCGCCGACGGCGAAAGCCCGTCGCTGGCGCAAATGACAATGATCAAGCTGTCGCTGCGCCACATCCACGACGTCCTGTCCGACGTCTCGACCTTCGCGCACCGTGCAGCCCGGGGCGCCTCGCTGCACAACACGCCGATGCAGCGCTTCTATCGCGACATCCACTCGGGTACCCAGCACATCCTGATGGCCGACCAGATCGTCGAGGAATGCGGTCGTGCGCTGCTCGGCCTTCCCGGGCCGGACGCGCAATGGACAGTGTTCGGGGTGACTGGCTGA
- a CDS encoding alpha/beta fold hydrolase gives MLETTKPLPDLTGFARAEYVINDVRTVVHTIGSGPPLVFLHGTGTFTGFEMARDWAKRHTVIIPYQAGFGDSGDAVWIDTIEDHVLQTTDLLDRLGLAKFDLAGFSLGGWLAAEFAIRQPHRVRKLVLVAPAGLVVASAPAPGLFEIAPQDLPAYLANDPSNALRYFPRSPDPAFDARLGREVTGFAKLIRNDPQGNPKLAHWLHRITMPTLVLWGAADRLRPTAQAEAWKAGLPDARVTLVPDTGHLVFEETPSAAHHVTDFLAE, from the coding sequence ATGCTTGAGACCACCAAACCCTTGCCCGACCTCACCGGCTTTGCTCGCGCGGAATACGTTATCAACGACGTGCGCACCGTCGTTCACACCATCGGAAGCGGCCCTCCACTGGTGTTTCTGCACGGTACCGGCACGTTTACCGGCTTTGAGATGGCGCGCGATTGGGCGAAGCGGCACACCGTCATCATTCCTTATCAGGCCGGTTTCGGCGATTCCGGCGATGCGGTCTGGATCGATACGATCGAGGATCATGTCCTGCAGACCACGGACTTGCTCGACAGGCTGGGACTGGCGAAGTTCGATCTGGCCGGGTTTTCGCTCGGCGGGTGGCTCGCCGCCGAGTTCGCCATCCGCCAGCCGCATCGCGTCCGCAAGCTGGTGCTGGTCGCGCCCGCCGGCCTTGTGGTTGCGAGCGCGCCGGCCCCCGGCCTGTTCGAAATCGCGCCACAGGATTTGCCGGCCTATCTCGCGAACGATCCTTCAAACGCGCTCCGTTACTTTCCCAGGTCGCCGGATCCTGCATTCGATGCCCGCCTCGGACGCGAAGTGACCGGCTTCGCCAAGCTGATCCGCAACGATCCACAAGGAAATCCGAAGCTCGCGCACTGGCTACACCGGATCACGATGCCGACGCTGGTCTTGTGGGGCGCCGCGGATCGCCTGCGACCAACGGCGCAAGCCGAAGCCTGGAAGGCGGGGCTGCCCGATGCGCGCGTGACGCTGGTGCCGGATACCGGACATCTTGTGTTCGAGGAAACGCCCTCCGCTGCGCACCACGTCACCGATTTTCTTGCCGAGTAG